The genomic window CGAGGATGCTCGCTGTCTCAACGGCCGTGTATTCGCCCGACAGATGAACTGACGCGGCGATACCCACCAGGACTCCCGAGACGGAGAGTCCCAGAACGCGAGGGTCCGTCCGGAGGGACGAATCGACGGACGTCGTCATTCGTGTCTCGCGGGGGTGCTGCTGGGACTCCTCTGAGTGGCCGTCTGCGCGGTCATCCGCCATACTATTACAACTGTGACACGTCCTATAAGTTCCCACGCCTCGCCGTTTCCGCTGCGTATTGATTGTGACCGCCGACAGAGATAGGCGCTCTCTGCACTCGAGGGAGGTTGGTCCTCAGTTCATCCGTCGTACGAACGGCCAGTTCGGAGGTATCGAGGTCGAACGAGTCTCGCGATCGGCCCTCGACCCGATGACTGCCCGGTTGCCATGCCAATACAGGCGTCAGGTAGCACCGTCTCGAGGCGGTAGCCCAACTGCTATGAGTCCCAATCCGGATCTGAAACCGCTCGAGGAACAGACGATCGTGATCACCGGCGCGTCGTCGGGGATCGGCCTGACGACGGCGCGGACGGCCGCGGACCGCGGGGCGCGAGTGGTCCTCGCGGCCCGCAGCGAGGACGCGTTGCGGGAGGCGACCGAGGAGATCCGCGACGACGGCGGCGAGGCCGAGTACGTCGTCGCCGACGTGGGCGACCGGGACGATGTCCGCGAAATCGCCGACACGGCCGCGGAAACCTACGGCGGCTTCGATACGTGGGTCAACGGCGCGGGCATCTCCATCTACGGCAAGCTAACCGAGGTTCCGGTCGAGGACATGCGCGAGCAGTTCGAGACCAACGTCTGGGGAGTGCTGTACGGCTCGCTCGAGGCCGCCGAGCGCCTGAAGCAGAAAGACAGCGGCGGTGCGATCATCAATATCGGGAGCATCGTCTCCGATCGCGCGATCATCCTGCAGGGCAGCTATTCGGCGTCCAAACAGGCGGTCAAGGGCTTTACCGACTCGCTGCGCATGGAACTCGAGCGAGACGATGAACCCGTGTCCGTGACGCTCGTCAAACCGAGCGCGATCGACACGCCGTTCGCGGAGCACGCGAAGAACTACATGGAGACGGAAGCCTCGCTGCCGGCCCCCGTCTACGCGCCGGAGACGGTCGCGCGGACGATCCTCGACGCCGCGGCCGATCCCCAGCGCGAGGTGACCGTCGGCGGCGGCGGGAAGAACATGGTCGCGATGGGGCGGACCCTCTCGAGCGCGATGGACACCCTCATGGAGACGGTGTTCGTCGACCAACAGCGGAAGGCGGAGCCGCCGACCGAATCGGACGGGCTCGAGGATCCGACCGGCAACCTCGAGGAACGCGGCGGCTACGAGGGCCACGTCGCCGAGTCGAGTCTCTACACGCGGCTCCGCCAGCGACGGGTCTCGCCCGCGGTCGTCGCCGGCCTCGCGGCGACCGCCCTGTACGTGGGGTACAGGGCGATCCGCGGCCGGTGACCGCGACGGCTGGGACCTGCGTCGCGAACGCGACCGCGACGGCGGGCCGATGGTCCGTGACGGAGCGGGGACCGGTCGTCCCGCGGGGAATATCCTTTATGTGACGGCTGCCAACCACCCTCTATGAGCGATAGCGCGCCAGAGGGGTCCGCCGCGGACGCGTTCGCCGACCGGGCGCAGGCGGCCCACGGCGACTCGATCTGCCGGCTCGTCGTCTTCGGGGACGCCGCCCGTGGCGACGACCGCGGCGTCCACGCGTCGGTGGAGGTACTGCTGGTCCTCGAGGACGCGACCGAGGACGTCGAACGCGAACTCGAGGCGCTCGGCGAGACCGTCGGGCTCGAACACGGCGTCGTCTTCTCGGTTCACGTCCTGCCGATCGACCGGTTCGAATCGCAGACGGACCACCCGTTCATCCGGACGGCGCTCGAGGAAGGGACCTCGTATGTGTAGGCGACGGCGGGTCGAACGCGCCGACAGCGCCGACCACGCCGACCGCGGCCCGACGGCCGCTCGGTCGCCCACGTCAACCGGAGGTGTCACCGCCCGATGCGGGTGACCTTGCTGGGTACGGGCGACACGACCGGGACGCCGACCGTCGGCTGTGACTGTGACACCTGCGAGGCCGCCCGCGAGCGCGGCGTCGAACGCACGCGGTTCTCGGTCCACGTCGAGAACGAGCGGACCGACGAATCGCTGCTGATCGATTTCAGCCCCGACTTTCGCTCCCAGTTCCTCCGCGACGAGGTACCCCTGCCCGACGCCGCCGTCATCACCCACATCCACTTCGACCACCTCGACGGACTGGGCAACGTCTTCCGCGTGCTCGACTCCCTCGAGGTCTACGCGGCCGACGAGACCGACCCCGAGACCGGAAAGAGCGTCGCCGAGACGGTCCGGGACGACTATCACTACCTCGAGCCCCTGACCGTGGTGCCGACGACGCCCCTCGAGACGGTCCGCATCTGCGGGCTCGACGTGACGTTGGTCCCGGTCGATCACCCGCCGCTGGTCTGTTACGGGCTCGTCGTCGAGGACCCGGTGACGGGTGCGAAACTGTCGGTAACCGGCGATACGAGCTACGAGATTCCCGCCGCGTCCCGTGATGTCCTCGCCGACGCAGACCTCCTGCTCGCCGACGCCATCGTCCCCGCGAGCCTCTGTGAGCACCACCCCATCGGCGGTCGCCACGAGGACGCCGAGGGAACCCCGCGGACGTTCGGTACGAAGCACATGACTCGAGAGGGAGCCCTCGCGATGGCGGAGAAACTGAACGCCGATCGGACGCGGCTGGTCCACCTCGCCCACTTCTACCCCGCTGAGGAGGCCTTCGCGGAGCCGCTCGCGGTCGACGGCGAGACGTACGTGCTGTAGGCGACCGACTGCGCCGTCGTTCGACCGCTCGAGGGAAACGAGCGGCCGACCCCCGATCAGCCGAACTGATCGAGTCCGGACTGTCGTCGTCGCTTGCCGCTCGGCTCGGCCTCCCACGCGGTCCGGCGATCGCGTTCGGCCTCGAGATCGACCGCGGGCTCGGTCTCGGCCCCCGGATCGGCCTCGTACCCCGGACACGAGGGGCCACACTCCGAACCGGCGTCGACCACCCGGTCCTTCCACTCGCAGTAGGGCAGCGTCGCACCGCTCGCGTCCTCGGGGCGACAGGCCCCGCAGTCCGGAAACGCGTACGTTCGCCAGCCCTTGCCGTAGGCCCGTTCGGCCAGCCGCCGGCGC from Natrinema versiforme includes these protein-coding regions:
- a CDS encoding SDR family oxidoreductase; its protein translation is MSPNPDLKPLEEQTIVITGASSGIGLTTARTAADRGARVVLAARSEDALREATEEIRDDGGEAEYVVADVGDRDDVREIADTAAETYGGFDTWVNGAGISIYGKLTEVPVEDMREQFETNVWGVLYGSLEAAERLKQKDSGGAIINIGSIVSDRAIILQGSYSASKQAVKGFTDSLRMELERDDEPVSVTLVKPSAIDTPFAEHAKNYMETEASLPAPVYAPETVARTILDAAADPQREVTVGGGGKNMVAMGRTLSSAMDTLMETVFVDQQRKAEPPTESDGLEDPTGNLEERGGYEGHVAESSLYTRLRQRRVSPAVVAGLAATALYVGYRAIRGR
- a CDS encoding MBL fold metallo-hydrolase, coding for MRVTLLGTGDTTGTPTVGCDCDTCEAARERGVERTRFSVHVENERTDESLLIDFSPDFRSQFLRDEVPLPDAAVITHIHFDHLDGLGNVFRVLDSLEVYAADETDPETGKSVAETVRDDYHYLEPLTVVPTTPLETVRICGLDVTLVPVDHPPLVCYGLVVEDPVTGAKLSVTGDTSYEIPAASRDVLADADLLLADAIVPASLCEHHPIGGRHEDAEGTPRTFGTKHMTREGALAMAEKLNADRTRLVHLAHFYPAEEAFAEPLAVDGETYVL